aataaatccaagcgccgcgccgcgctgcgccgcGTCCGTGCGCGCGTGGCGgcatttttagtaaatttataaatccaTAACAGACTCAGATTTTTATCGAACAGGAAAATAAATAGTAGTGAATAAGGAAAAATTGTTAATCTGTCTTAAAAGTTCATAATACTGGGAATGTGCCAAATGCTTTTCGATTTACAGCAACTCCCGACCGCTGATGTATGTAAGACTAAAATAATGAGATATAAATATGAACGGTGTAAACTAAAATAACGACTCTTTAGAGGGCATTCTAgtcagttttgtaaataaaattgtgaataaTGATAGTTGTCACGTCGTAGGgacgtttttatttgtattagaaaataataagatcTCATTAGATCGTGTAAGTTAATTCAGTCATTAATTGATAATCAATTTTAGGTATAAATGAAGTGCATACTTTCTTTGTTAGCCAATGTTCACTCGCTGTGATTATGTTACGTgttgattatttattgttaccGTCACGGAATGTGATAGCTTAATTGAAAAGTTAACGTTAATTTGCTGTTTTAAGTTTATGCGTTTAACAGACATACATTATATGTATGGGCAATCTTTACAGTCAAATATAAACTTCTATTCGTATAACTGAATGTTTCGGCAGTCCAATCCACGCCTAACTACCTAGCTTATCGTGAAAACATTGTTTGGAGAAGTTGAATAGTACACAGGAATATACTTATTCgcatttaaatactaaaacttATTACTACGTTACTACTCTGATTGTCATATACGTTTCTGTAAAATATTGAGTATGTGttgttaatgaaaataaaaataataaataccaggattatttgatttgtttctTTCACTCCTATAAACTAAATTGGATTAATATGAAACATACCGATTTGTCACTGaaagtgttttaaaaattaccatacctatgataaaaacatagaatataatattcataaagacACGCACTTATAAAGATATAAGATCTTTATAAGTGCGTGTCTAATACTTATACTACAATATTTTCGATCTTTATACTATAGATAAAGTAAACTATGTGACGATAAAAATCACCtacaatttattaatgatatctGTACCAAAGTAATgcaattaaatatagaacattaaattagaaaatGATATACATATGTACGCTTTATGTAGAGTATATGTTGGCGAAGGGTCATGGCAATACCTCAGTTCGGTAATGGGTTGAAATCAGAAGTATCAATGAGTTTAATGAAGGTAATTGTGATAAGTAAAAAGTAACCACATCACACAGAGTAGATAAGCGCTTATTAGATACCTACGCAACAGGCCTACAAAAAGAcaagtaagtaggtatatatttcaCACGCAGTCGCTTCCTCTTTGTACAAAGTGGTAAATTTTGTTAGAATATAGTATCCTACATTATATGTAAATACTATTGCCATTCTAACTATACAGATACCTACCTACAATGGAAAACCAAAAAAAAGTGATGTCATTTCATAATCAGTTTGATGTACTTACTTATTTGTACACCTTGCATGGACTTTCTCGACCGGAGTAGTTCTATTGTCTCAATAAAcagtaaatcatttaaattctGAATCACATTTCGAATTTCGGTATGCAtagctttatattaaaatatggaaaaCGGTCGGTTATTACTTTTACGTAACTAACGGGTTACTGCCAGTAAGATTCAAAAAATTTCGAACAAATAATTTCCTTACCAGTCGATCGTAAGTCCTCTCCATATTTCTCACACTAAAGATTTAAATTAGGAGATCAAAAATGATACACTTCGTCTGCTCACCTTGGACtaactgaaaataaattttaaataatatatcattgtaAATAGCGTCTTGTAATACAATTTTTGCTACTTGACTCACTTCTTTTTGTTTTgcagtatgtatataatatacttagtaaacccaaaaataaaccaaaatatgTGTGTAACCACTTATAAatcaatcgtttttttttatataaaattgtatggcCCTATCGATTTGTCCGTTACAAGtccgaaagaaaaaaaatataaataatcttattCATTCGTTCTCTAATTCACAACTCGCCTCTGTGTCTCTTGAGGTGTCTCTGAAAATCAGTTATCGACCAAGATTTTAAACCTCAGACTCAGAACCTCAGATTTCAAATCTCAgaaatacttttatgtttcacagaattttgaattttgtactTGGGTTGACCGAATATGACTACTACCTATTGTAACCTATTACAGATTGAAAGAACGATGAGGGTAGTTAAAATGAAAAGTGAAAATTTATTACTGAAGACATTAGGTTGTaactctagtttattggtctctgtttGTAACTTACAATGaagcaaatattttacttatgacATGGCAGCACGGTCTCTGACCTTAGCACCCTGtgaaacgaattaaaaaaatatactcataTGTTTGTTGTCAAACGTCAGAAGCACGTTGTCGGTTGTTGCTTGTCAAAATTCTCTCATATTTTGTTCACACTTTTACAGGTATTTATTGTGAATTAAcatgaaagtgaaggaaaagGTAAAGTAATACTAAATGCAAAAGGCAgcgtaatattaaaaagttatcatTCTAAAGAAGAGTTaatcattgtttataattataatgtttcatttatgtattttagcaaCCTAAGCGATATTTCGTCACCAGTGACGATACATCTGCTCAAAAAACCAAACACAAGAAGAAATTTAACAAgcaggtaaaaaataatttggagatctttatttatacagtgTAGCTATAGttacctaataaaatatttcctttaaaatCTTCCAGAATGTCactaaaaataagtttacttcacgaaaggaaaaaaatacacaaaagacTAAAAATAATGAAGATGTCGAAGTATATGACGTCAAAATTACTCCAAAAATGTATCATGCACAAAGATCTCAAGTAAGTCATATTTATAACCTATGTTTATAACGCAGCATAAACTAGCGAACTGATAgctgcaaaataaataataataatcatacatgtatattatactaaaacttCTTAAAGTACTCAATGTGCTTCTACACTAGCATCAAATTTTGACATTATGCCttgataagtaaatattttaataaattccttataagtacttcaaaataataacctatgtaataatattaaaattataaatatattttgtacaggACAAGAAACCAATACGACAAAaaccaaattttaaaagaaaaaaaccacAAAATTTTCCTGGTAAGGCCCCATTGAATCCAAAAAAGTTAGAAGAATATTCCCGAGGTGAACGCTTTCAAGGCAGAGGTGTCAAGAATCCTCtgcacaatttaaaattaaaaaagaaagacCGGAAAATCCACTATGCGGAGAAGCAGGCGGCTAGAGCTGAGATATTGTTAACTGAAGATCAAGGGTAAGTAGAAATAAGGGATGGCAAGTAATCAGAcgtcttattataattaatatcttaagATTATTTTACTCTACTTGTGCAACAgtttttactcaatattttaaACCCTCTTTAAGACTATATTAATTTCCCAAATCAACCATTGTCAATCATCGGTCTATAATTTTACaactatgatattattatttttttaattaaaatcacacTTGGATCCTATTTTCATAATTCGCAATAGAGGTATTGCAAAGTAAAACAtactaaaatagtttttcttttgcattcaaatatttttttacaataatccACCATTACACATTCTAGTGGTATTGAAATAGAAGATGAAGACTACAAGACATTGGCCATCACACAAAAAGTAATTGCAGATAATGTAGACATAGCAGCAGCTGCGAAGATATTTGAACTTAATCTTGAATTTGGACCATATAGAGCAAAGTATTCACGTAACGGTAGACATTTGCTTTTGGGCAGCAGAAAAGGACATCTGGCTGGCTTTGATTGGGTTACTAAgaaattacattttgaaataaatgttatggAATCTATACATGATATAAGGTACGAAGATTTTAGTTTACTTAAAACATTCTGGCAGAATGCTTAAGTGTTATATTTTAACGCATCATAATTTGTTTATAGCTGAAAGGAATGACGCAAGTATAACTAGAGCAATCATGTCTGCTACCCCACAAAACCCTTACTCAACATAGTCTTTTCATATCTGATGGACATTCAAATACTTTCAAGTACTAATTTCCTATCCCAAAAATAGGAATATGACATATTGTTAGTCTTCTTACAGTTTTGTTAAATTGGGTATGGGATCATACATGTTTCTTTACACTTCATGAAAATATCCTCtgccttatattatttattcttaaatattgcaatcatttgtttatttcagTTGGTTACATGTGGAGACAATGGTGGCGGCGGCCCAAAAGGAGTGGCTATACATATACGACAACAAAGGTATTGAGTTGCATTGTGTCAAACGAATTGACAAAGTATTGAGAATGGAGTTTCTGCCGTATCACTTTTTGTTGGCATGTGTGGtaagtaaatttgtttaatCTTATTGTATATCTTCtagaattttatcaaaaactaaTAAGCTACAATTGGTCTACcatttctattaattataattgatactgTCTTTCTCCATTGTTCTGAGTATGCAACAACCACTAATTTTACAACAGCTACTTTTTTCCAGATACTATTCTATGATCTGGTACTGAATTTAGCGAAAAACCcctattagtatatttttataaatagaatatgcAAATCTGAGTAGACAACCTTATGCCATCTCTAAACTTTACTATAAGcatcaacaaaaaatacaaaattttctttCTTGCAGAGTGAATATGGATTTTTAACATGGCTTGACATATCTATTGGAGAGATAGCTGGACATTACAATAACCGTCTTGGAAGGACGTTATCGATGACACATAACCCATATAATGCAACATTATGTTTAGGCGATTCAAAGGGAGTAGTGTCATTATGGGCACCTACTGTAAAGGAACCACTTGCAAAGATATTGTGTCACAAAGCTCCAGTGACAGCCATTTCtgttaataaaaatggaatGTACGTACAAGTAACAAATCCCTTATTTcgtcatacatatttttcataaaaagtcACATTGTATTGTACATTGAAGAGCTTCAATCGAAATGTTTGTTTTGCTCACTGCGCCAGATAATAAAACTACtgataatagggtaccggactcatttctGTTCTtgactattatcaaatatttatataatataaattataacacagaaggaattattaaaatccggtaaaaaatcagtaagttacaagtctttgaatttcg
This genomic window from Manduca sexta isolate Smith_Timp_Sample1 chromosome 17, JHU_Msex_v1.0, whole genome shotgun sequence contains:
- the LOC115449494 gene encoding WD repeat-containing protein 46, giving the protein MKVKEKQPKRYFVTSDDTSAQKTKHKKKFNKQNVTKNKFTSRKEKNTQKTKNNEDVEVYDVKITPKMYHAQRSQDKKPIRQKPNFKRKKPQNFPGKAPLNPKKLEEYSRGERFQGRGVKNPLHNLKLKKKDRKIHYAEKQAARAEILLTEDQGGIEIEDEDYKTLAITQKVIADNVDIAAAAKIFELNLEFGPYRAKYSRNGRHLLLGSRKGHLAGFDWVTKKLHFEINVMESIHDISWLHVETMVAAAQKEWLYIYDNKGIELHCVKRIDKVLRMEFLPYHFLLACVSEYGFLTWLDISIGEIAGHYNNRLGRTLSMTHNPYNATLCLGDSKGVVSLWAPTVKEPLAKILCHKAPVTAISVNKNGMYMATSGVDRSMKIWDIRKLDGPLQHYMLRSAPVDLEFSQKNMLAVGLGDIVEIYDNCCTRTAEKPYMRHKMAKTVNNFKFCPYEDVLGIGTNRGFTSIIIPGSGEPNFDAYESNPFQTRSQRKEAEVKALLEKIPAELITLNPFEVTEVDVPSMRETLEAKKKLLHVKPKRVDLRPRNKNKGKNRITRQKIIKETARKEQVQQVKEAQGILKGSEKQKKPNQPSFGVLNRFVSNPKSNK